In Calothrix sp. PCC 7507, one DNA window encodes the following:
- a CDS encoding ABC transporter ATP-binding protein — protein MAQTVTQNQREIMALQPLDVELRNVFKFFNQEPAVNGIDLDVRQGEFFSILGPSGCGKTTILRLIAGFEKADAGKVLIQGQSMTNVPPYRRPVNTVFQSYALFNHLNVWDNIAFGLRLKKFRKSEIAHRVQEALSLVKMESLRSRFPRQLSGGQQQRVALARALVNRPSVVLLDEPLGALDLKLRKEMQVELLNLHKNLELTFVMVTHDQEEALSLSDRIAVINQGKIEQIGTPSEIYEFPRSSFVADFIGDTNLFSGEIIEVDASNIQIETKTGLKIVVTRREDTPTELSQAVVVSVRPEKIQLSLYPPNLPTNCYEGRLVNVMYLGTHVNYVVELTNGISINVLQPNTFGGLPDPNTPIYAWWAETDCLAICQ, from the coding sequence ATGGCTCAAACTGTGACGCAGAATCAGAGGGAGATAATGGCTTTGCAGCCGCTTGATGTTGAGCTGCGTAACGTGTTCAAGTTTTTTAACCAAGAACCAGCAGTCAATGGCATAGACTTGGATGTCAGACAGGGGGAGTTCTTTAGTATCTTAGGTCCCTCTGGTTGTGGCAAGACAACTATACTGCGCTTAATCGCTGGTTTTGAAAAAGCTGATGCTGGCAAGGTATTGATTCAGGGTCAGTCTATGACTAATGTCCCTCCTTACCGCCGCCCTGTCAATACGGTATTTCAGAGCTATGCACTGTTCAATCACTTAAATGTGTGGGATAACATTGCTTTTGGACTGCGGTTGAAAAAATTCCGCAAATCAGAAATTGCTCACAGAGTCCAAGAAGCATTAAGTTTGGTGAAAATGGAAAGCTTGCGATCGCGTTTTCCTCGTCAACTCTCTGGTGGTCAACAGCAGCGAGTCGCTTTAGCCAGGGCTTTAGTCAATCGCCCATCTGTGGTACTACTGGATGAACCCTTGGGAGCTTTAGATTTAAAACTACGTAAGGAAATGCAGGTCGAGTTATTAAATTTACACAAAAATTTAGAATTGACCTTTGTCATGGTAACTCACGATCAGGAAGAAGCACTGTCTTTATCTGATCGGATTGCTGTGATCAATCAAGGCAAAATTGAGCAAATTGGCACTCCTAGCGAAATTTACGAATTTCCTCGGTCATCTTTTGTAGCTGATTTTATCGGTGATACTAATTTATTCAGCGGTGAAATCATTGAGGTAGACGCCTCTAACATCCAAATAGAGACAAAAACCGGACTGAAAATAGTCGTTACCCGTAGAGAGGATACACCTACTGAATTATCGCAAGCAGTGGTAGTCAGCGTCCGCCCAGAAAAAATTCAGCTGTCACTTTATCCACCGAATTTACCCACTAACTGCTATGAAGGACGGCTTGTCAATGTCATGTATTTGGGGACGCACGTTAATTATGTTGTGGAATTGACCAACGGGATTAGCATCAACGTTTTGCAGCCTAACACCTTTGGTGGCTTACCAGACCCCAATACACCGATTTATGCTTGGTGGGCAGAAACTGATTGTTTGGCGATTTGTCAATAG
- a CDS encoding ABC transporter permease, with amino-acid sequence MQKSHRSNLDFLQPLTLLAPSGVWLLLLLVLPTLIIFQLSFVPNIRPGDIVNPSGLQNYLRILDPIYMQVIQRSLILAGRTTIICLVMSFPVAYWIAQIAPERWRNLLLLGFVLPLWTSSLLRTYAWITILRPTGLLNSLLTTLNLPTLELLNQAPAVFIGMSYSLLPYMILILYASLEKLDKRLLEAASDLGASPIQAFWKVTVPQILPGITAGSMLVFITGLGDFTNPELLGGASSMTASRLVYNQFLGATQNWGFGSALSMTLILFVSIAIALLIKFGEGTPKR; translated from the coding sequence ATGCAAAAATCACATCGTTCAAATTTAGATTTTCTCCAACCATTGACATTACTTGCACCATCTGGTGTGTGGTTGCTATTGTTATTGGTACTGCCAACACTGATAATTTTTCAGTTGAGCTTCGTACCTAACATTCGTCCGGGAGATATAGTCAATCCTAGTGGATTGCAGAATTACCTGCGGATACTTGACCCTATTTATATGCAAGTAATCCAGCGATCGCTGATTTTAGCAGGTCGCACTACCATAATTTGTTTAGTTATGAGCTTCCCTGTGGCCTATTGGATTGCTCAAATAGCACCGGAAAGGTGGCGAAACTTACTGTTATTAGGTTTTGTATTGCCCTTGTGGACTTCTTCTTTACTGCGTACCTATGCTTGGATTACCATTCTTCGTCCTACTGGTCTATTAAACAGTTTATTAACTACATTAAACTTACCTACTTTGGAGTTACTAAACCAGGCTCCTGCGGTATTTATTGGTATGAGCTATAGTTTACTACCTTACATGATTTTAATTTTGTATGCCTCTCTGGAAAAGTTAGATAAGCGTTTACTAGAAGCAGCATCTGATTTAGGCGCAAGTCCTATCCAAGCTTTTTGGAAAGTAACAGTACCGCAAATATTGCCAGGAATTACTGCTGGTTCAATGCTGGTATTCATCACAGGTTTAGGAGATTTTACCAACCCAGAATTATTAGGTGGTGCTTCTAGTATGACCGCTTCGCGGTTAGTTTATAATCAGTTTCTCGGCGCTACCCAAAATTGGGGATTTGGTTCAGCGTTGAGTATGACATTAATTTTGTTTGTTAGTATAGCGATCGCTCTTTTGATTAAGTTTGGTGAAGGCACACCCAAGCGATAA
- a CDS encoding spermidine/putrescine ABC transporter substrate-binding protein produces the protein MTNRRKILQGITALSSLSLTGCGWKLGDVRANAKSSSQRDQISLYTWAQYTDKQLLKTFSAQTGMKVLADTYDSNDVMLAKFQAGGGGTYSIMYPSDYMVQKMVEKDLLAEINRDRLIGLDNLLPRFQNPSYDPNNRYSIPFNWGTTGLLYNSEIIKNAPEDWDYLWQNQTQLHKRMTLLNDVREVMGATLRMLGYSYNSKDENQIKQAYEKLKVLKPAIAAFDTDAWQNQILAGDLVLAMCYSADAIRVSKENPHLKYVIPRSGSSLWTDTIIIPKTAPNLDGAYAWINFILQPEVAAQVSQRLSVATPNRSGFEQLPKQIQNNTNLFPPESIVEKCERITPLGKFEDIYEQYWTKLTSG, from the coding sequence ATGACTAACAGAAGAAAAATTTTACAAGGTATAACAGCACTTTCTAGCTTATCTTTGACCGGCTGTGGTTGGAAGCTTGGTGATGTGCGAGCTAATGCTAAAAGTTCTAGTCAGCGTGACCAAATTTCTCTCTATACTTGGGCACAATATACTGATAAACAATTACTAAAAACTTTTAGCGCCCAAACGGGTATGAAGGTTCTGGCAGATACCTATGATTCTAATGATGTCATGCTGGCTAAATTCCAGGCAGGTGGTGGTGGAACTTACAGCATTATGTACCCATCTGACTATATGGTACAGAAGATGGTGGAGAAAGATTTATTAGCAGAAATAAATCGCGATCGCCTAATTGGCTTAGATAATTTATTGCCTCGGTTCCAAAACCCTAGCTATGACCCCAATAACCGTTACAGTATCCCCTTTAATTGGGGAACAACAGGTTTACTTTACAATTCTGAAATCATTAAAAATGCCCCAGAAGATTGGGACTATCTGTGGCAAAATCAAACGCAACTGCATAAACGGATGACTTTGCTTAATGATGTCCGGGAAGTGATGGGTGCAACCTTGCGGATGCTGGGTTATTCATATAACTCAAAAGACGAGAACCAGATTAAACAAGCTTATGAAAAGTTGAAAGTACTCAAACCAGCGATCGCGGCTTTTGATACTGATGCTTGGCAAAACCAAATTCTGGCAGGAGATTTAGTCTTAGCAATGTGTTATTCCGCAGATGCTATCCGAGTTAGTAAAGAAAATCCCCATCTCAAATATGTGATTCCTCGCAGTGGTTCCTCACTGTGGACTGACACTATTATAATTCCTAAAACAGCCCCAAATCTTGATGGAGCTTACGCCTGGATTAACTTTATTTTACAACCCGAAGTAGCAGCTCAAGTCAGCCAGCGTTTGAGTGTTGCTACTCCCAATCGTTCTGGATTTGAGCAATTACCAAAGCAGATCCAAAATAATACAAATTTATTTCCTCCAGAGTCGATTGTAGAAAAATGTGAACGCATTACTCCTCTAGGAAAATTTGAAGATATTTACGAACAATATTGGACTAAATTAACTAGTGGTTAG
- a CDS encoding hybrid sensor histidine kinase/response regulator, translating into MNIDDEIRQQGYIYFLAEAPELLETIEKELFSLSSGFSIAKVHNLMRATHTLKGGASNVGLEAINTLAHSLEDVFKSLYNPDVVIDDELQTLILQAYECLRLAITAELTGSNINGQEIILRSTSVFAQLQEKLGDAFGTEAHIPTSEELGFDIVQSIFEVGVQQRIDSIAAAINNPLDNTELFNLLSSQAEVFIGLAESLNLPGFGAIAQTILAALTANPSQVKHIGEVALANLQQAKAAVLSGDRISGGEPSQDLKVLSIVSKNDVLDDPQSSNKNFDNTLLLSEIKGLYKFLTTTGNTKNQPLKPAKAKFYLKVIRYIFGWFNHQMQKPKSELNLALLISSPGENPINYIENWLMKFLDFIQEPTDSQSFCIYRQGIVLTIILTIVKFRYSTEKNDDGILVIKELQNSIIKLAKEYKKSPPVTSQEKNWIDNPKLQNLLVFQEISLDKSRQNSDGLLQVIWGGNPSLISDDGVGSIHTIKEGETEDFVNDIESLIISEQASTVMTSMTISVGQINQQIEQKTLDSPTKKSRQSSFVRVDIEGLQRLNYLSGELLIYQKRRTLHDEQIKEIIEQLTQQISRNQTTLNKLGDLPLQIQNIASPNTQKFDAVKFDALEMDVYTEFHMTLHEAIEETLQLQETTESLDLLLTQATQISEKKQKLILNIIDNLVEARMLPLGNILNRFSQMVTNLGNIYAKHVELKLIGTEVLVDKAIAEKLYEPLLHLVRNAFDHGIEPPQVRRELGKSEQGLIEICAYHQGSQTIIEVRDDGQGLDFERIRAKAIELNLIPANDEARGYSSHSTESELLDLMFSARFSTASQVSEISGRGMGLDIVRSQLQALDGSISVQSSPKQGTTFLLKIPFSMTTDKLMLVQAGGVVYALLLDSIERILIPSTQQVKEFENKKVLHWQTDAAESMIVLRQLSELLYYNSSFSGATNLQNIVNISDLGITNNPVILLRRNQEIFGLEVDQIIGEQELVIRPLGNGIAPPKYIYGCSSLANGTLILVIDASLLVESQEMQAVLETMGTSREYSANQQALPLPNLDLNPLPLLAPSAPTSTTQTQSSQLLPSKNKSPKVVLIVDDAISLRQTISLTLQKSSYQVLQAQNGVEALEQLQLHPEIQVVISDLEMPRMNGFELLSNIRQNPNFAKLPVVILTSRSAEKHRLLAQSLGATAYLTKPYLEDKFLSTVGNLINMN; encoded by the coding sequence ATGAATATAGATGATGAAATTCGTCAGCAAGGTTATATCTATTTCCTAGCTGAAGCTCCAGAGTTATTAGAAACAATCGAGAAAGAATTGTTTAGCTTATCGTCAGGCTTTAGCATTGCTAAAGTGCATAACTTAATGAGAGCAACTCACACACTAAAAGGAGGAGCCTCTAACGTTGGACTAGAAGCAATTAATACACTCGCTCATTCTCTAGAAGATGTATTCAAATCTTTATACAACCCGGATGTAGTCATTGATGATGAATTACAAACGCTAATATTACAAGCTTATGAGTGTCTGCGGCTAGCAATAACTGCAGAACTTACCGGTAGTAATATTAATGGTCAAGAAATTATCCTGCGCTCTACTTCAGTATTTGCACAATTACAAGAAAAACTGGGTGATGCTTTTGGTACTGAGGCTCATATACCCACTTCTGAGGAATTAGGATTTGATATAGTCCAGTCTATCTTTGAAGTTGGAGTTCAGCAACGTATAGACAGTATTGCTGCAGCCATTAATAATCCACTAGATAATACCGAATTATTTAATTTATTAAGCTCTCAAGCTGAGGTATTTATTGGTTTAGCAGAATCTTTAAATTTACCTGGGTTTGGGGCGATCGCCCAAACAATTTTGGCTGCATTGACGGCTAATCCTAGTCAGGTAAAACATATTGGTGAAGTTGCGCTTGCTAATTTGCAGCAAGCAAAAGCAGCAGTACTCTCAGGCGATCGCATCTCTGGTGGAGAGCCTTCTCAAGATCTAAAAGTATTATCAATTGTCAGCAAAAATGACGTTTTAGATGACCCCCAATCATCAAACAAAAACTTTGATAATACATTATTATTATCTGAAATCAAGGGACTATATAAGTTTTTAACTACAACTGGCAATACTAAAAATCAGCCTCTAAAGCCAGCGAAAGCTAAGTTTTACCTGAAAGTAATTCGATATATTTTTGGATGGTTTAATCACCAGATGCAAAAACCTAAGTCAGAGCTAAATTTAGCTCTACTTATTTCCTCACCAGGAGAGAATCCAATCAATTATATTGAAAATTGGTTGATGAAATTTCTAGATTTTATCCAAGAGCCTACAGATAGTCAGAGCTTTTGTATTTATCGCCAAGGCATAGTCCTGACAATTATACTAACTATTGTTAAATTTCGTTATTCAACCGAGAAAAATGACGATGGCATTCTAGTAATTAAAGAACTACAAAACAGCATCATTAAACTAGCAAAAGAATATAAGAAATCTCCTCCTGTCACTAGCCAAGAGAAAAATTGGATTGACAATCCTAAGTTACAAAATCTACTGGTTTTTCAAGAAATATCTCTTGATAAATCTCGTCAAAATAGCGATGGTTTACTACAGGTAATTTGGGGTGGGAATCCTAGCCTCATCTCTGATGATGGAGTTGGGAGCATACATACTATAAAAGAAGGTGAAACTGAGGATTTTGTTAATGATATCGAATCATTAATTATCAGTGAGCAAGCATCAACAGTCATGACTTCAATGACTATTTCAGTAGGGCAAATTAATCAGCAAATAGAACAAAAAACCTTAGATTCTCCAACCAAAAAGTCTCGCCAATCTTCCTTTGTTCGAGTAGATATAGAGGGACTACAACGTCTTAATTACTTATCAGGAGAATTGCTAATTTACCAAAAGCGCCGGACTTTACACGATGAACAAATTAAGGAAATAATTGAGCAACTAACACAACAAATCAGCAGGAATCAAACAACTTTAAATAAGTTAGGTGATTTACCACTACAAATACAGAATATTGCATCACCAAACACACAAAAATTTGATGCTGTGAAATTTGATGCTTTAGAAATGGATGTCTATACAGAATTCCATATGACTTTGCATGAAGCGATAGAAGAGACACTACAACTACAAGAAACTACAGAATCTCTTGATTTACTTCTAACACAAGCGACTCAAATTTCTGAGAAAAAACAGAAATTGATTCTTAATATCATAGATAATTTAGTAGAAGCACGGATGTTACCTTTAGGAAATATCCTTAATCGCTTCTCCCAGATGGTAACAAATCTAGGGAATATTTATGCTAAACATGTAGAACTAAAACTTATTGGTACAGAAGTACTAGTAGATAAAGCGATCGCTGAAAAACTCTACGAACCCTTATTACACTTAGTACGTAATGCTTTTGACCACGGTATTGAACCGCCACAAGTACGCCGGGAACTTGGCAAATCAGAACAAGGTTTAATCGAAATTTGTGCTTATCATCAGGGTAGTCAAACTATTATTGAAGTCCGGGATGATGGTCAGGGACTAGATTTCGAGAGAATTCGCGCCAAAGCAATTGAACTTAATCTCATACCTGCTAACGATGAGGCTAGGGGCTATTCTTCTCACTCGACAGAATCTGAACTTTTAGATCTGATGTTTTCAGCTAGATTTTCCACCGCTAGTCAAGTGAGTGAAATTTCTGGGCGCGGTATGGGCTTAGATATTGTGCGTTCTCAGTTACAAGCACTCGACGGTTCTATCTCCGTGCAATCTTCGCCCAAGCAAGGAACAACATTTTTACTTAAAATACCTTTTTCTATGACCACTGATAAATTAATGCTAGTTCAAGCGGGTGGTGTCGTTTATGCCTTGCTTTTAGACAGCATCGAAAGAATTCTCATTCCTAGCACTCAGCAAGTCAAGGAATTTGAAAACAAAAAAGTTTTACATTGGCAGACAGACGCAGCTGAAAGTATGATAGTCCTGCGTCAACTTTCAGAATTGTTGTATTACAATAGCTCATTTAGTGGTGCTACTAATTTACAAAATATAGTAAACATTTCTGATTTAGGAATCACCAATAATCCTGTAATTTTGCTACGTCGAAATCAAGAAATTTTTGGGTTAGAAGTTGACCAAATTATTGGTGAGCAAGAACTCGTAATTAGACCTTTAGGAAATGGGATTGCGCCCCCAAAATATATTTATGGTTGTAGCAGTTTAGCCAATGGTACGCTCATTTTAGTGATTGATGCATCTCTACTAGTAGAGTCTCAAGAGATGCAAGCTGTACTAGAAACTATGGGGACATCAAGAGAGTATTCGGCAAATCAACAAGCTCTACCGCTGCCAAATTTAGATTTGAACCCTTTGCCGTTACTAGCTCCATCTGCTCCCACAAGTACTACACAAACGCAATCAAGTCAATTGCTCCCATCAAAAAACAAATCACCAAAAGTGGTTTTGATAGTAGATGATGCAATTAGTCTTCGTCAAACTATATCTTTGACTCTCCAAAAATCTAGCTATCAAGTATTACAGGCACAAAATGGTGTAGAAGCTTTAGAACAATTGCAATTACATCCTGAAATTCAAGTTGTAATTTCTGATCTAGAAATGCCGCGGATGAATGGATTTGAACTTTTGTCTAATATCCGCCAAAATCCAAATTTTGCCAAGTTACCTGTAGTCATTCTCACTTCTCGCAGTGCAGAAAAACATCGTCTGCTTGCACAATCTTTGGGTGCAACTGCTTATTTAACTAAGCCTTATTTAGAGGATAAGTTCCTTTCTACAGTTGGGAATTTAATTAATATGAACTAG
- a CDS encoding four helix bundle protein — MAAKRFQDLQVYQLSERLADDIWKMVDGWNFFAKDTIGKQIVRSADSIGANIAEGLGRGSYQENKRFVKIARGSLNETQHWLRRAYTRNLLTNEQIDATKTIIDELAPKLNSYLNSIGNIPNDK; from the coding sequence ATGGCAGCAAAGCGTTTTCAAGATTTACAGGTTTATCAACTATCAGAACGATTAGCAGATGACATTTGGAAAATGGTTGACGGATGGAATTTTTTTGCCAAAGATACGATTGGTAAACAAATTGTCCGTTCAGCAGATAGCATTGGTGCCAACATAGCAGAAGGACTAGGAAGAGGTAGTTATCAAGAAAATAAACGTTTTGTCAAAATAGCAAGAGGTTCTTTAAATGAAACTCAACATTGGTTAAGACGAGCTTACACTCGTAATCTCTTGACTAATGAGCAAATAGATGCGACTAAAACAATCATTGACGAACTAGCACCCAAATTAAACTCATATTTAAACTCAATCGGTAACATACCAAACGACAAATGA